A region of Helicobacter sp. 12S02232-10 DNA encodes the following proteins:
- the sppA gene encoding signal peptide peptidase SppA, translating to MIKKIFHLFTLPLDFITKYFKALVFLLILIILLITLLPQGSEIKTPNLAKIHLYGHIIESEDIHTQIEKILKNPNIKGALLLIDSPGGAMAASIEISDMIRELKEKMPVVVYVQGAMASGSYYAGMYADKIYANRGALIGSIGVIFSSVNIEDLAHKIGIKTQGVAAGKYKEIGIFTREWTPPEKEFLQDLINEEYQMFITDVADARGLEPKNAKEYAEGKVFTAAKALKLGLIDTIGTQNEAIETLKNLSQVENPIWLKKDKFEAYIDKFIKTSTQIALQAFSQQLR from the coding sequence ATGATTAAAAAAATTTTTCATCTTTTTACATTACCTCTAGATTTTATCACTAAATATTTCAAAGCACTTGTTTTTTTATTGATTTTAATCATCTTACTAATCACTCTATTACCTCAAGGTTCAGAGATTAAAACCCCAAATTTAGCCAAAATCCATCTTTATGGACATATTATTGAAAGCGAAGACATTCATACCCAGATTGAAAAAATTCTCAAAAATCCCAATATTAAAGGCGCACTTTTATTAATTGACTCACCGGGTGGAGCAATGGCGGCAAGCATAGAGATCAGCGATATGATTCGCGAACTCAAAGAAAAAATGCCTGTTGTCGTGTATGTTCAAGGAGCAATGGCAAGCGGGAGTTATTATGCTGGAATGTATGCCGATAAAATCTATGCCAACCGAGGAGCATTGATTGGCTCAATCGGAGTTATTTTCAGTAGCGTCAATATTGAAGATCTTGCCCATAAAATCGGTATCAAAACACAAGGAGTAGCAGCAGGAAAATATAAAGAAATAGGTATTTTTACACGAGAATGGACGCCGCCAGAAAAAGAATTTCTTCAAGATTTGATCAATGAAGAATATCAAATGTTTATAACTGACGTAGCTGATGCAAGGGGGCTTGAACCTAAAAATGCCAAGGAATATGCCGAAGGTAAAGTATTTACTGCTGCAAAAGCACTTAAATTAGGACTTATTGATACGATAGGCACACAAAATGAAGCCATTGAAACACTCAAAAATCTCTCTCAAGTAGAAAATCCAATCTGGCTCAAAAAAGATAAATTTGAAGCTTATATTGATAAATTTATCAAAACTAGTACTCAAATAGCACTCCAAGCCTTTAGCCAACAATTGCGCTAA
- the purU gene encoding formyltetrahydrofolate deformylase, with product MKRIILITSPDMPGLVFKISSVLLQHHLNIERNDEFVDKQSGQFFMRTLVNGQSDTKKLKEDLIACLPQEADIKVSEQKKKSIIILCTKENHCLGDLLLRYDSGELDAQIKAVISNHSNLEELVKKFNIDFFHIPAENISRQEHEKLISEVCSKYEVDFLALAKYMRILSPSFVEKYQNKIINIHHSFLPAFIGANPYKQAYERGVKIIGATAHFVNNHLDEGPIIAQDIIKIDHTYTWQDMQQAGKDVEKNVFSKAIGLALNDRIFIHGNKTVVF from the coding sequence ATGAAACGCATTATACTTATCACTTCACCAGATATGCCCGGACTTGTATTTAAAATCTCTTCAGTTTTACTCCAACACCATCTCAATATCGAACGCAATGATGAATTTGTGGATAAACAAAGCGGACAATTCTTTATGCGCACTCTTGTAAATGGTCAAAGCGATACCAAAAAACTTAAAGAAGACCTGATTGCGTGCCTACCTCAAGAGGCTGACATTAAAGTTTCAGAACAAAAGAAAAAATCTATTATTATTTTATGTACAAAAGAAAACCATTGTTTAGGAGACCTGTTGCTACGATATGACAGCGGGGAACTTGATGCCCAAATCAAGGCTGTCATCAGCAATCATTCCAATCTTGAAGAACTTGTAAAAAAATTTAATATTGATTTTTTTCATATTCCAGCTGAAAATATCTCACGTCAAGAACACGAAAAACTTATCAGTGAAGTTTGCAGCAAATATGAGGTTGATTTTTTAGCATTAGCAAAATATATGCGAATACTATCTCCTTCTTTTGTAGAAAAATACCAAAACAAAATTATCAATATTCATCATAGTTTTCTTCCTGCATTTATTGGAGCCAATCCCTATAAACAAGCTTATGAACGCGGTGTTAAAATCATTGGGGCAACCGCACATTTTGTTAATAACCATTTAGATGAAGGTCCTATTATTGCCCAAGATATTATAAAAATCGACCACACTTATACGTGGCAAGATATGCAGCAAGCTGGCAAAGATGTGGAAAAAAATGTTTTTTCCAAAGCTATCGGATTAGCGCTAAATGATCGAATTTTTATCCACGGAAATAAAACCGTTGTTTTCTGA
- a CDS encoding 1-acylglycerol-3-phosphate O-acyltransferase: protein MISSKLRAIYATLVIAIGLALIVCFIFFTKKKNNARHYRKWCRFFFSLTGLKLEKIGEFDQSASLVVMNHQSLSDIICLEGFHPSNICWVAKKELGEIPFYGYALRGPEMILIDREDKKGLALLLKQAKEKIEQSRPLVIFPEGTRSRGKEDFLPFKPGAKLLAEKLNLKIQPIVLINTRKIYNTKPLESPNTIARMVLLEAFEPEIGTDWYEHLESQMHKIYLKHYKELNA from the coding sequence ATGATATCCAGTAAATTAAGGGCTATTTATGCGACTTTGGTAATCGCAATAGGGTTGGCACTTATTGTCTGCTTTATTTTTTTTACTAAGAAGAAGAATAATGCGAGGCATTATAGAAAATGGTGTCGATTCTTTTTTTCTTTGACAGGTTTGAAGCTTGAAAAAATTGGAGAATTTGATCAAAGTGCTTCATTAGTTGTGATGAATCATCAGAGTCTGAGCGACATTATTTGTTTGGAAGGTTTTCATCCATCCAATATTTGTTGGGTAGCAAAAAAAGAACTTGGAGAAATACCTTTTTATGGTTATGCTCTTAGAGGTCCTGAGATGATACTTATTGATAGAGAAGATAAGAAAGGTTTAGCTTTATTATTAAAACAAGCCAAAGAGAAAATTGAACAATCGCGACCTTTGGTTATTTTTCCTGAAGGCACTAGAAGTAGAGGAAAAGAGGACTTTTTACCTTTCAAACCTGGTGCAAAACTCTTGGCTGAAAAATTGAATCTCAAAATACAACCTATTGTTCTCATCAATACTAGAAAGATATACAACACCAAACCATTAGAATCTCCAAATACCATTGCAAGAATGGTGCTTTTGGAAGCTTTTGAACCTGAAATTGGGACTGATTGGTATGAACATCTGGAATCCCAAATGCATAAAATTTATCTAAAACACTATAAAGAGTTGAATGCTTAG
- a CDS encoding SH3 domain-containing protein: protein MKNILNIFIYFIFLTSGILHAEDSDNRAKIVYVKISDSQDYFSKPVYVGETIPVTYSLLLFSNARFSGTEFVGGINTNKLILRNPNTQWKLSSDGSYKAVYRYKIKSTDAFIPSLKVIAVSSDGNYTDSSSAPSINLNIIDLYQNQKYVGVVGDEFRITGYKAKTYDASNNILVFEVEAKNANLEDLKLPDIDKQGFESTHFGLEYSDGIYYCIVPKNVQDISFEYFSLIENRFKDISLPIVPVDDVVSTQDDIKPKNNFLLFSNLILIGLMVLSLVFYFVFGRKKIFLIILGLLLVYLLWNVLSRHQAILLANKQIRILPTHNSTVLETTKKNIQVEIIGKHAKYYKIVTADDRIGWVKKNDIQ from the coding sequence ATGAAAAACATTTTAAATATTTTTATTTATTTTATTTTCTTGACTTCAGGTATTTTGCACGCTGAGGATTCTGATAATAGGGCAAAGATTGTCTATGTTAAAATTTCTGATTCGCAAGATTATTTTAGCAAGCCTGTTTATGTCGGAGAAACGATTCCTGTCACCTATAGTCTGCTTTTATTTTCTAATGCTAGATTTTCAGGTACTGAATTTGTCGGGGGTATCAATACAAATAAATTGATTTTAAGGAATCCAAACACACAATGGAAGCTTTCAAGCGATGGTTCTTATAAAGCAGTTTATCGGTATAAAATCAAATCTACAGATGCTTTTATTCCTTCTTTAAAGGTAATTGCAGTTTCAAGCGATGGGAATTATACTGATTCTTCAAGTGCTCCTTCTATTAATCTTAATATTATTGATTTATATCAGAATCAAAAATATGTCGGCGTGGTTGGAGATGAGTTTCGAATTACAGGATATAAAGCCAAGACGTATGATGCTTCAAATAATATTTTAGTTTTTGAAGTTGAGGCCAAGAATGCTAATTTAGAAGATTTAAAACTTCCTGATATTGACAAACAGGGTTTTGAAAGCACACATTTTGGACTAGAATATTCAGATGGAATTTATTATTGCATTGTTCCTAAAAATGTCCAAGATATTTCTTTTGAATATTTTTCTTTAATCGAAAATCGATTTAAAGATATTTCTTTACCTATTGTTCCTGTTGATGACGTCGTCAGTACTCAAGATGACATTAAGCCAAAAAATAATTTTTTACTTTTTTCTAATTTGATTCTAATTGGTTTGATGGTATTATCTTTGGTATTTTATTTCGTATTTGGAAGAAAAAAGATTTTTTTGATTATCTTAGGGCTACTTTTAGTTTATTTGCTTTGGAATGTTTTGTCTCGACATCAGGCGATTTTACTTGCAAATAAACAGATTCGTATTTTACCAACCCATAATTCCACCGTGCTTGAAACTACAAAAAAAAATATTCAGGTTGAGATCATTGGTAAGCATGCAAAATATTATAAAATCGTTACTGCAGATGACAGAATAGGGTGGGTGAAAAAAAATGATATCCAGTAA
- the purQ gene encoding phosphoribosylformylglycinamidine synthase subunit PurQ, translating to MMVAILQFPGTNCERDMQYAYSNILGVKSVIVWHKQKNLPSETDLVVIPGGFSYGDYLRSGAIARFAPIMKDVISYAANGGLVLGICNGFQILTESGLLPGVLKRNEGLCFISKTQKLEVTGVNNRFLSNYKHKEIISLPIAHADGSYYADSDTLKSLKENDQILLRYVGNPNGSVYSIAGICNKEKNIFGLMPHPERAIEPILGGSDGLAMLRSLL from the coding sequence ATAATGGTTGCAATACTGCAATTTCCGGGCACAAATTGCGAACGGGATATGCAATATGCTTATAGTAATATTTTAGGTGTAAAAAGTGTTATTGTTTGGCATAAGCAGAAAAATTTGCCATCTGAAACTGACCTTGTGGTTATTCCAGGTGGCTTCAGTTATGGGGATTATCTAAGAAGTGGGGCAATTGCTCGATTTGCTCCAATTATGAAAGATGTGATTTCATATGCTGCTAACGGAGGGCTTGTTTTAGGCATTTGCAATGGTTTTCAGATTTTGACTGAATCAGGGCTTTTGCCAGGTGTATTAAAGAGAAATGAAGGGCTTTGTTTTATCTCCAAAACTCAAAAACTTGAAGTTACAGGAGTTAATAACAGATTTTTATCAAATTATAAACACAAAGAAATTATTTCTCTTCCCATAGCACACGCTGATGGAAGTTATTATGCTGATAGCGATACATTAAAATCTTTGAAAGAAAATGATCAGATTTTGCTTCGATATGTTGGCAATCCAAATGGGTCGGTGTATTCTATAGCAGGTATTTGTAATAAAGAAAAAAATATTTTTGGTTTAATGCCTCATCCCGAACGAGCTATAGAGCCAATTTTGGGTGGATCTGATGGCTTAGCAATGTTGCGTTCGCTACTTTAG
- the purS gene encoding phosphoribosylformylglycinamidine synthase subunit PurS has translation MVIEVNVSLKDGVLDPQAKAIAQALKALGFSDIKNLRLSKKISLEFDHQDKQKAFQEAEKMAQELLANSVIENYSIHCEEK, from the coding sequence ATGGTCATTGAAGTAAATGTAAGTCTTAAAGATGGCGTTTTGGATCCTCAAGCCAAAGCGATTGCTCAGGCATTGAAAGCACTAGGTTTTTCAGATATCAAGAATTTGAGATTGAGTAAAAAAATATCTCTTGAGTTTGATCATCAAGACAAACAAAAAGCTTTTCAAGAGGCTGAAAAAATGGCTCAAGAGCTTTTGGCAAACAGCGTAATAGAAAATTATTCAATTCATTGTGAGGAAAAATAA
- the purC gene encoding phosphoribosylaminoimidazolesuccinocarboxamide synthase, with translation MNKIKMLYEGKGKKLYSTEKKGILIAEFKDDLTAFNAEKKGSESGKGELNCKISSFLFEMLEKKGFKTHYIKRIDSQNILCKQVKIIPIEVVTRNVATGSLTKRLGIKEGTILPFALVEFYYKDDALGDPIINDDHCKLLGIIQNCEELDFLRSQAKQINSVLKDFFDSKNLKLIDFKLEFGRDTEGNIVLADEISPDSCRFWDKDTNEKLDKDRFRQDLGNLKLAYQEVLNRIMA, from the coding sequence ATGAATAAAATAAAAATGCTTTATGAGGGTAAGGGAAAAAAGCTTTACAGTACTGAAAAAAAAGGTATTTTAATCGCAGAATTTAAAGATGATTTAACCGCTTTTAATGCAGAAAAAAAAGGAAGTGAGAGTGGAAAAGGGGAGTTGAATTGCAAAATCAGTTCCTTCCTGTTTGAAATGCTTGAAAAAAAAGGCTTCAAAACACATTACATTAAAAGAATAGATTCTCAAAATATTTTATGCAAGCAGGTCAAAATTATCCCTATTGAGGTTGTAACAAGAAATGTGGCAACAGGTTCTTTAACTAAGCGTTTAGGGATAAAAGAAGGTACTATATTGCCTTTCGCGCTTGTGGAATTTTATTATAAAGATGATGCTTTGGGGGATCCTATTATCAATGATGATCATTGTAAATTGCTTGGCATTATTCAGAATTGTGAGGAATTAGACTTTTTAAGATCACAAGCAAAGCAAATTAATTCTGTTTTGAAAGATTTTTTTGATTCTAAAAATCTTAAATTGATTGACTTCAAGCTTGAATTTGGTAGGGATACTGAGGGAAACATCGTACTTGCTGATGAAATCAGCCCAGATAGTTGCAGGTTTTGGGATAAGGATACGAATGAGAAACTTGATAAGGATAGATTCAGACAGGATTTAGGTAATCTTAAACTTGCCTATCAAGAAGTTCTCAATCGTATTATGGCTTAG
- a CDS encoding S41 family peptidase, whose protein sequence is MNKYFMSGIIASFLGVSLVFNGLYAKENNDNSKSVETKQQRIDAYNKLTKVINTIEAYYVDNVSINEIVDKAIEGLLSNLDAHSAYLTEKKFKDLKAQTDGEFGGLGITVGMKDGALTVIAPLDDTPASKAGLKAGDVILKINDESTLNMTIDDAVNIMRGKPKTSLKLTIVRKTETKPLEFTIVRDIIRVKSVHARKIDGTKYLYVRVNSFDKNVTESVVNELKKAGEIKGIVLDLRNNPGGLLNQAVDLSNLFIKKGLIVSQKGKIKEENLEYKANGKAPYPSLPIVVLVNGGTASASEIVSGALQDHDRALIIGEETFGKGSVQVVLPIDKNEAIKLTTAKYYLPSGRTIQAVGIKPDIVVHPGAVPQNESSFEIKEADLRNHLESELEKVGKKTENKKNDNKKNEVKKTEEQKTITQTDINSDIQLKSAIDALKAWNIIKTPSKNEAGK, encoded by the coding sequence ATGAATAAATACTTTATGTCGGGCATAATCGCATCATTTTTGGGGGTCTCTTTAGTTTTTAATGGACTTTATGCTAAAGAAAATAACGACAATAGCAAGAGTGTTGAAACAAAACAGCAAAGAATTGATGCATACAACAAGCTTACTAAAGTGATTAATACAATTGAAGCTTATTATGTCGATAATGTGAGTATCAATGAAATTGTAGATAAGGCTATTGAAGGTCTTTTATCAAATTTAGATGCTCATTCTGCATATTTGACAGAAAAAAAATTTAAAGACTTAAAAGCTCAAACTGATGGAGAATTTGGAGGTTTGGGAATTACTGTTGGGATGAAGGATGGGGCTTTGACGGTGATTGCTCCTTTAGATGATACGCCTGCTTCTAAAGCTGGTCTCAAAGCAGGAGATGTGATTTTAAAAATTAATGATGAAAGCACATTAAATATGACTATAGATGATGCTGTGAATATTATGAGAGGGAAACCAAAGACTTCTTTAAAACTTACTATTGTCAGAAAAACCGAAACTAAACCACTTGAATTTACGATTGTTCGTGATATTATAAGAGTTAAGTCTGTTCATGCTAGGAAAATAGATGGGACAAAATATTTATATGTAAGGGTAAATTCTTTTGATAAAAATGTGACTGAAAGCGTTGTAAATGAATTAAAAAAAGCCGGCGAAATAAAAGGGATTGTTTTAGATTTAAGAAATAATCCTGGAGGACTTCTCAATCAAGCGGTTGATTTATCGAATTTGTTCATCAAAAAAGGGTTGATTGTTTCTCAAAAAGGCAAGATTAAAGAAGAAAATCTTGAATACAAAGCGAATGGCAAAGCTCCTTATCCTTCTCTGCCCATTGTTGTGCTTGTAAATGGTGGAACTGCGAGCGCAAGTGAGATCGTTTCAGGAGCACTTCAAGATCACGATCGTGCTTTGATTATCGGCGAAGAAACTTTTGGAAAAGGGAGTGTTCAAGTGGTACTTCCCATTGATAAAAATGAAGCAATTAAGCTTACTACAGCCAAATATTATCTCCCGAGTGGTAGAACCATTCAAGCTGTAGGAATTAAACCTGATATTGTCGTTCATCCGGGTGCAGTTCCTCAAAATGAAAGTAGTTTTGAGATTAAAGAAGCAGATCTTAGAAATCATCTTGAAAGCGAGCTTGAAAAAGTCGGCAAAAAAACCGAAAATAAAAAGAATGATAATAAAAAGAATGAAGTCAAAAAAACAGAAGAGCAAAAAACTATCACTCAAACAGATATTAATAGCGATATCCAGTTAAAGTCTGCTATTGATGCTTTAAAAGCTTGGAATATCATTAAAACTCCAAGCAAAAATGAGGCAGGAAAATGA
- a CDS encoding AAA family ATPase gives MNLFEKMTHQLKETLDQGVSLALYGKNQEIDTIHIIWAMLTNTQSILNQALNKMNIDKIALELEAKSIAEKLPKSSSVSKENITLSKNLQDAIHQAESISVKNGDKYIAVDTFIIANIKSESFIQVFGKYMDLNELKKTLESIRGGAKIQSENDDSNLESLEKFGIDLTKKALENTLDPVIGRDEEISRMMQILIRKTKNNPILLGEPGVGKTAVVEGLAQRIVKKEVPTSLQNKRVVALDMSSLVAGAKYRGEFEERLKKVIEEVKKAGNIILFIDEIHTIVGAGASEGSMDAANILKPALARGELHTIGATTLKEYRKYFEKDAALTRRFQPVILNEPNINEALQILRGLKEKLEAHHNVNITDSALVAAAKLSNRYITDRFLPDKAIDLIDEGAAELKMQIESEPTELSNIKRQIQRLEVEKQALNMEKKDSNKARIEEIQKELSDANEEKIRLEAQFENEKSIFKEIAQIKSDIDALKRESELAKRNGDYNKAAEIDYSKIPQKETKEKELNEKWDKMQENGTLLKNAVTEESIAGIVSRWTQIPIQKMLQGEKEKILGVEDELRKTVVGQDKALKAISRAIKRNKAGLSENNRPIGSFLFLGPTGVGKTQSAKSLAQFLFDSDKNLIRIDMSEYMEKHAASRLVGAPPGYVGYEEGGQLTEAVRRKPYSVVLFDEIEKAHPDVFNILLQVLDDGRLTDNKGVTIDFRNTIIILTSNIASDKIMEIKDEKERENAVNEALKKYFKPEFLNRLDDIVIFNPLDMAGIVQIVDIMFESIAKKVSEKGITLKLTQNAKELIAKVGFDPVYGARPLKRALYEEVEDRLAELILEDKVKEGNSVTFDVKNEQVIPQIS, from the coding sequence ATGAACCTATTCGAAAAAATGACTCACCAACTCAAAGAAACCCTTGATCAGGGAGTTTCTTTAGCTCTCTATGGGAAAAATCAAGAAATTGATACCATCCATATCATTTGGGCAATGCTCACAAATACTCAATCTATTTTAAATCAAGCACTCAATAAAATGAACATAGATAAAATAGCCCTTGAGCTTGAAGCCAAAAGCATTGCAGAAAAACTTCCCAAGAGTTCAAGCGTTTCCAAAGAAAATATTACTTTAAGCAAAAATCTCCAAGATGCGATTCATCAAGCTGAAAGCATAAGTGTCAAAAATGGAGACAAATACATTGCTGTAGATACATTTATCATTGCCAATATCAAATCAGAAAGCTTTATTCAAGTTTTTGGAAAATATATGGATTTAAATGAGCTTAAAAAAACTTTGGAAAGCATACGAGGGGGCGCAAAAATTCAGAGTGAAAATGACGATTCCAATTTAGAGTCTCTTGAAAAATTTGGGATCGATTTGACAAAAAAAGCCTTGGAAAATACACTTGATCCTGTCATCGGGAGAGATGAAGAGATTTCAAGAATGATGCAAATTCTGATTAGAAAAACCAAAAATAATCCAATCCTTTTAGGAGAGCCTGGTGTAGGGAAAACTGCCGTTGTAGAGGGACTTGCTCAAAGAATAGTCAAAAAGGAAGTACCCACATCACTACAAAATAAACGTGTCGTTGCCTTGGATATGAGTTCCTTGGTAGCAGGGGCAAAATACAGAGGCGAATTTGAAGAAAGATTAAAAAAAGTAATTGAAGAAGTTAAAAAAGCTGGAAATATTATCCTTTTCATTGATGAAATTCACACCATCGTAGGAGCAGGAGCATCTGAGGGAAGTATGGATGCAGCCAATATTTTAAAACCTGCCTTAGCACGTGGCGAACTCCATACAATCGGAGCAACAACACTCAAAGAATACCGCAAATATTTTGAAAAAGACGCTGCACTTACTAGGAGATTTCAACCTGTTATACTCAATGAACCCAACATCAATGAAGCGCTTCAAATTCTCCGCGGTTTGAAAGAAAAACTTGAAGCCCATCACAACGTCAATATCACTGATTCTGCACTTGTAGCTGCTGCAAAGCTCTCAAATCGCTACATTACCGATAGATTTTTACCTGATAAAGCGATTGATCTCATTGATGAGGGTGCAGCAGAACTCAAAATGCAGATTGAATCTGAACCAACAGAACTTTCTAATATCAAAAGACAAATCCAGCGCCTTGAAGTCGAAAAACAGGCTTTAAATATGGAAAAAAAGGATAGCAACAAAGCAAGAATTGAAGAAATACAAAAAGAACTCAGCGATGCCAATGAGGAAAAAATACGTTTGGAAGCACAATTTGAGAATGAAAAATCCATATTTAAAGAAATAGCCCAAATCAAAAGCGACATTGATGCATTAAAAAGAGAATCAGAATTGGCAAAACGAAATGGGGATTACAATAAGGCTGCTGAAATTGACTACAGCAAAATCCCTCAAAAAGAGACCAAAGAAAAAGAACTCAATGAAAAATGGGACAAAATGCAAGAAAACGGCACTCTACTCAAAAATGCAGTGACTGAAGAAAGTATAGCAGGCATTGTGAGTAGATGGACACAAATCCCAATTCAAAAAATGCTCCAAGGCGAAAAAGAAAAAATTCTAGGCGTGGAGGACGAACTTAGAAAAACAGTAGTCGGACAAGATAAAGCGCTAAAAGCCATATCAAGAGCCATCAAAAGAAACAAAGCTGGCTTAAGCGAAAACAACAGACCTATAGGAAGTTTCTTGTTCTTAGGACCTACAGGGGTTGGCAAAACCCAAAGCGCAAAATCTTTGGCTCAATTTCTCTTTGACAGCGATAAAAATTTGATTCGAATTGATATGAGTGAATATATGGAAAAGCATGCTGCCAGCAGACTTGTAGGAGCTCCTCCGGGATATGTCGGATATGAAGAGGGTGGCCAGCTCACTGAGGCAGTGCGCAGGAAGCCCTATTCCGTAGTCTTATTTGATGAAATTGAAAAAGCCCATCCTGATGTTTTTAACATATTACTCCAAGTGTTAGATGATGGTCGCCTAACAGACAACAAAGGGGTTACCATAGATTTTAGAAATACTATTATCATCCTTACAAGTAACATTGCCAGCGATAAAATTATGGAAATTAAAGATGAAAAAGAAAGGGAAAATGCCGTTAATGAAGCGCTCAAAAAATACTTTAAACCAGAGTTTTTGAATCGTCTTGATGACATTGTGATCTTTAACCCCTTAGATATGGCAGGCATAGTTCAAATCGTGGATATTATGTTTGAAAGTATCGCAAAAAAAGTTTCTGAAAAAGGAATAACACTCAAACTCACTCAAAACGCAAAAGAATTGATTGCAAAAGTAGGCTTTGATCCGGTATATGGAGCCAGACCACTTAAAAGAGCTTTATATGAAGAAGTTGAAGATAGACTTGCTGAGCTTATTTTAGAAGATAAGGTTAAAGAAGGAAATAGTGTAACTTTTGATGTGAAAAATGAGCAGGTTATTCCTCAAATCAGTTAA
- a CDS encoding NCS2 family permease, which produces MGFLDKYFQLTQNRTNIKTEALAGFTIFLTMLYIIPVGSQILSEAGMPKNELITAISLVTALATLLTGIWANTPVAMSVGMGLNAYFTYGLVQGMGLSWQQALGAVFLSGIIFLIISFTKLRVWIIQSIPKDLRFALCAGLGAFIATIGFKSLGFITITPSGLMTLGTLSSPQILIGIFGVLLMLLLHNLKVQGAFIIGILICSLIAWVSGLASMPSKIISTPSSISGIAMQFDLAGIFSIALIPAIIALLITDLFDSLGTLAGVGAKAKMFQDTSGKDKKLEKTLQVDAAATTAGAMFGLSTTTAFLESSAGVASGGRTGLTAIFCAFFFALTLFFLPIFNAIPDYAIYPTLIVVGALMFSEIRHIDFEDFPIASASFFTIILMPLSSSITTGLASGFIVYVLMCGFKKQWHRINLGIIILFLISLIPFLFQN; this is translated from the coding sequence ATGGGTTTTTTGGATAAATATTTTCAGCTCACTCAAAATCGCACAAATATAAAAACCGAAGCTTTGGCAGGTTTTACGATATTTTTGACAATGCTCTACATTATTCCTGTAGGTTCGCAAATCCTTTCTGAAGCGGGTATGCCAAAAAACGAACTCATTACCGCAATTTCCTTAGTCACTGCTTTAGCAACCCTGCTTACAGGAATATGGGCAAATACTCCGGTTGCAATGAGCGTAGGAATGGGATTAAATGCCTATTTTACCTATGGACTCGTGCAAGGTATGGGGCTTAGTTGGCAACAGGCTTTGGGAGCAGTTTTTTTATCAGGCATTATTTTTTTAATTATTTCTTTTACTAAGCTTAGGGTTTGGATCATACAAAGCATACCCAAAGATCTCAGATTTGCTTTATGTGCAGGACTTGGTGCTTTTATCGCAACCATTGGCTTCAAATCTTTAGGTTTTATTACGATCACTCCATCTGGTCTAATGACTTTAGGCACCCTTTCCTCTCCTCAGATTTTAATCGGCATATTCGGCGTACTTTTGATGCTCTTATTACATAACCTTAAGGTTCAGGGGGCTTTTATTATCGGAATTTTGATCTGCAGTCTAATTGCTTGGGTATCAGGACTAGCCTCAATGCCTTCAAAAATCATTTCTACCCCTTCTTCAATCTCTGGCATAGCAATGCAATTTGATCTTGCAGGTATCTTTAGTATTGCACTAATTCCGGCTATTATCGCCCTTTTAATTACAGATTTGTTTGATTCCTTAGGAACTCTTGCAGGTGTCGGGGCAAAAGCCAAAATGTTTCAAGATACAAGCGGAAAAGATAAAAAACTTGAAAAAACCTTGCAGGTAGATGCTGCTGCTACAACCGCAGGAGCAATGTTTGGTCTCTCTACGACAACAGCATTTTTAGAAAGCTCTGCAGGCGTTGCTTCCGGAGGTCGAACAGGATTAACAGCTATTTTTTGCGCATTTTTCTTTGCGCTGACTTTATTTTTTCTACCCATTTTCAATGCTATCCCAGATTATGCAATTTATCCAACGTTGATTGTTGTAGGAGCTTTGATGTTTTCTGAAATTAGACATATTGATTTTGAAGATTTTCCCATTGCAAGCGCAAGTTTTTTTACGATTATCCTAATGCCTCTTAGTTCTTCCATCACTACAGGGCTTGCAAGCGGTTTTATTGTCTATGTCTTGATGTGCGGATTCAAAAAACAATGGCACAGAATCAATCTAGGAATTATTATTTTATTTTTAATCAGCTTGATACCGTTTCTATTCCAAAATTAA